The following coding sequences lie in one Thermosulfuriphilus ammonigenes genomic window:
- a CDS encoding single-stranded DNA-binding protein, translating to MGRGSVNKVILIGHLGADPEIRYTADGTPVATFRLATNETWTGKNGQREERTEWHRIVAFGKLAEICGEYLSKGRQVYIEGRLQTRSWEDREGVKRYTTEIVATAMQMLDSRGSTPEVQAEPSVDLSAPEEDIPF from the coding sequence ATGGGTAGAGGTAGTGTAAACAAGGTCATTCTCATCGGCCATCTAGGGGCAGATCCGGAGATCAGATACACGGCCGATGGTACGCCAGTGGCTACCTTCCGCTTGGCCACCAATGAAACCTGGACGGGGAAAAACGGCCAGCGTGAGGAGCGCACCGAGTGGCACCGAATCGTAGCCTTTGGCAAGCTGGCCGAGATTTGTGGAGAATATCTCTCCAAGGGTCGGCAGGTCTATATTGAAGGGAGACTCCAGACCAGATCCTGGGAAGACCGCGAGGGAGTCAAAAGGTACACCACCGAGATTGTAGCCACAGCCATGCAGATGCTGGACTCCCGGGGCTCAACCCCAGAAGTCCAGGCCGAACCTTCTGTGGATCTCTCAGCCCCCGAAGAAGATATACCGTTTTAG
- a CDS encoding bacterio-opsin activator has protein sequence MVPVVVQPQEIKDFDVDELAIRVFLKALELLGGPRKLILYRNLTWLTSLMEAAYAVVLAEEALKTEDDIAEFLGLTRQTVRNILRADPELVMKKLSGELEERGLKAHTAGGLAKLAYEEIKKGNEALVFFSQVIREGGKILGIGWPAEVLARIKGLDFPLPSALVSERLRGLIVKERDLGELVAALGPEIRNPRELLHLLAEKLREET, from the coding sequence ATGGTGCCGGTTGTCGTTCAACCCCAGGAGATAAAGGATTTTGATGTCGATGAGCTGGCTATTAGGGTCTTCCTTAAGGCCCTTGAGTTGTTAGGGGGGCCTCGTAAGCTCATTCTCTATCGCAACCTTACTTGGCTGACTAGCCTGATGGAGGCCGCCTATGCCGTGGTTTTGGCTGAGGAGGCCCTTAAGACAGAAGACGATATTGCTGAATTTCTCGGGCTCACCCGTCAAACGGTACGTAACATTCTTCGGGCTGACCCAGAGCTGGTGATGAAAAAGCTCTCCGGAGAGCTGGAGGAACGAGGTCTTAAGGCCCATACTGCGGGAGGATTGGCCAAACTGGCCTATGAGGAGATAAAGAAGGGGAATGAGGCCCTGGTTTTCTTCTCTCAGGTGATTCGGGAGGGCGGCAAGATTCTGGGGATTGGTTGGCCGGCAGAGGTGCTGGCCCGAATAAAGGGGCTTGACTTCCCCCTCCCCAGTGCCCTTGTCTCTGAGCGACTAAGGGGTTTGATAGTTAAAGAAAGAGACCTTGGGGAGTTGGTGGCTGCCCTGGGGCCAGAGATCAGGAACCCTCGTGAACTCCTTCATCTCCTGGCCGAAAAGTTAAGGGAGGAGACCTGA
- a CDS encoding cobalt-precorrin 5A hydrolase, which translates to MFILYVTSGGRDLAERLALQAEEARVLPYSEGAVAEAFGRKSPLVFIGALGIAVRAIAPYLRDKYRDPPVVVIDEAGRFVISLVSGHLGGGNELAQDLAAYLKAIPVVTTASDVRGLPALDVWARSQGLVVENWWAMRRAQALLVQKRSLLVYKEISGLELPLGLEPTAWPETAQVIISFRPGLGRSQALRLYAKVLAIGVGVNRGTRAEEVIEAIETVFREHDLCLASAAVMASAWVKKDEPGLYEAARALDLPIKFFSREEIVSVPVKKPSAAVVAAIGVPAVAEPCALLASGAKEILVPKVKKGNVTVAVARSSSPLLARSAGL; encoded by the coding sequence ATGTTTATTCTTTATGTGACTTCGGGGGGGCGAGATCTAGCCGAGAGACTGGCCTTACAGGCAGAAGAGGCCAGGGTTTTACCCTACAGTGAAGGAGCGGTTGCTGAGGCCTTTGGACGGAAGAGTCCCCTTGTATTTATCGGGGCTCTGGGGATTGCTGTTCGGGCCATCGCCCCCTATCTAAGGGATAAATATCGGGATCCACCGGTAGTAGTTATAGATGAGGCGGGCCGTTTTGTTATCAGCCTGGTCTCTGGCCACCTGGGTGGGGGAAACGAGCTGGCCCAGGATCTGGCTGCCTATCTTAAGGCCATACCTGTAGTGACAACAGCCTCTGATGTCCGGGGGCTTCCGGCCCTAGATGTCTGGGCCCGTTCTCAGGGATTGGTAGTAGAGAACTGGTGGGCCATGCGTCGGGCCCAGGCCCTTTTGGTCCAGAAAAGATCCCTTTTGGTTTATAAAGAGATCTCTGGTCTGGAGCTTCCCCTGGGGCTTGAGCCGACGGCCTGGCCAGAGACAGCCCAGGTGATCATCTCCTTCCGTCCCGGCCTGGGACGGTCCCAGGCCCTGAGACTCTATGCCAAGGTTTTGGCTATTGGTGTGGGGGTTAACCGGGGTACCCGGGCCGAGGAGGTGATCGAGGCCATTGAGACGGTCTTTCGGGAGCATGATCTCTGTCTGGCCTCAGCCGCTGTTATGGCCTCGGCCTGGGTTAAAAAAGATGAGCCAGGTCTCTATGAGGCAGCCCGGGCCCTTGATCTACCAATTAAGTTTTTCTCTCGGGAGGAGATTGTCTCTGTCCCCGTTAAGAAGCCCTCAGCAGCGGTAGTCGCCGCCATTGGAGTGCCAGCGGTGGCTGAACCCTGTGCCCTTTTAGCCAGTGGGGCTAAGGAGATACTGGTGCCTAAAGTCAAAAAGGGAAACGTCACCGTGGCCGTAGCCCGATCCTCCAGCCCCCTTCTTGCCAGATCCGCCGGTCTCTAA
- the cobJ gene encoding precorrin-3B C(17)-methyltransferase produces MAGKIYVVGLGPGSEMEMTCEAQEALRRAEVIVGYHTYLRLIPGYLKGKEVFGSGMRQEIVRCRRALELAASGRTVAVVSSGDPGVYGMAGLVLELIAQQGPEVEVEVVAGVPALSFCAARLGAPLMHDFAVISLSDLLTPWELILRRIEAAAAADFVIVIYNPRSSKRQRHLLEAREQILRHRSPQTPVGLVRAAGRPAEEVSICTLEGLEPEQVDMQTTLIVGNSQTFVWKGRMITPRGYRLPS; encoded by the coding sequence ATGGCGGGTAAGATTTACGTTGTTGGTTTAGGCCCTGGTTCGGAGATGGAAATGACCTGTGAGGCTCAGGAGGCCTTGAGACGGGCGGAGGTTATTGTGGGTTACCATACCTATCTCCGGCTTATCCCGGGCTACTTAAAGGGCAAGGAAGTCTTCGGTAGCGGTATGCGTCAGGAAATCGTTCGTTGTCGCCGGGCCCTTGAGCTGGCCGCCTCGGGACGGACGGTAGCTGTAGTCTCAAGCGGAGACCCTGGAGTCTACGGTATGGCCGGTCTTGTCCTTGAGCTGATAGCCCAGCAGGGGCCAGAGGTGGAGGTGGAGGTTGTGGCCGGGGTTCCGGCCCTTTCTTTCTGTGCCGCCCGTCTTGGAGCCCCTTTAATGCACGACTTTGCGGTAATCTCTCTCTCTGATCTGCTCACCCCCTGGGAGCTTATTCTGCGTCGTATCGAGGCGGCAGCGGCGGCCGACTTTGTCATTGTCATTTATAATCCCCGAAGCAGTAAGCGACAGAGACATCTTCTTGAGGCCCGGGAGCAAATTCTGCGTCATCGCTCACCTCAGACCCCGGTAGGTTTGGTGCGGGCGGCAGGAAGACCAGCGGAGGAGGTCTCCATTTGTACCCTGGAGGGGCTTGAGCCAGAACAGGTGGACATGCAGACTACTCTTATCGTGGGAAACTCTCAGACTTTTGTCTGGAAGGGGCGAATGATCACTCCTCGTGGCTACCGACTGCCATCTTGA
- a CDS encoding SPL family radical SAM protein, whose amino-acid sequence MRLIKVDRKSQVLKKPDFKCLRGIPTINITRGCWHRCVYCYARSFPQTPSSEVWLYQNLPQRLREELRAGLRRGTLPAWVAFSTASDCFQPLAPVLDVCYQTMALLLESGVGVSFLTKGVIPRRFLELFKGYPGKVFARIGLVSVSHDYWRLFEPRAAPPAQRLLNLASLVEAGLEVSVRIDPIIPGVTDHPERMEQLFRRLASLGVREVSLSYLVLRPGVKRQMIRALPHPLWRAIEVHFRGQPWQKVITSATTKLVRKPWRLHRLRLFAEIGRFYHLEVKVCGCKNPDLPFSSCDPWPALGESRLQLGLFDPGDHVDRSPSDH is encoded by the coding sequence TTGAGACTAATCAAAGTAGACAGAAAGAGTCAGGTCCTAAAGAAACCAGACTTTAAGTGTCTTAGGGGAATTCCGACCATAAACATCACCCGGGGGTGCTGGCACCGCTGTGTTTATTGTTATGCTCGCTCTTTTCCCCAGACTCCAAGCTCTGAGGTCTGGCTCTATCAGAATCTTCCCCAGCGCCTGAGAGAAGAGCTGAGGGCCGGCTTGAGAAGAGGGACTCTTCCGGCCTGGGTAGCCTTTTCTACGGCTTCAGACTGCTTTCAGCCCCTGGCGCCTGTCTTGGATGTCTGCTACCAGACTATGGCCCTCCTCCTTGAGAGCGGGGTGGGGGTTTCATTCCTCACCAAGGGGGTGATTCCCCGGAGATTTTTGGAACTCTTTAAGGGCTACCCGGGTAAGGTTTTTGCCCGGATAGGGTTGGTTTCTGTAAGCCATGACTACTGGCGTCTTTTTGAGCCTCGGGCGGCTCCTCCGGCTCAAAGACTGCTTAACCTCGCCAGCCTTGTGGAGGCCGGTCTGGAGGTCTCTGTTCGGATAGATCCTATAATTCCCGGGGTTACTGATCATCCAGAGCGCATGGAACAACTCTTCCGAAGGCTGGCCTCGCTGGGGGTGCGAGAAGTCTCGCTGAGCTATCTGGTTCTAAGGCCAGGGGTCAAACGTCAGATGATTCGGGCCTTGCCTCATCCCCTTTGGAGGGCTATTGAGGTCCACTTTCGAGGCCAACCCTGGCAGAAGGTAATTACTTCGGCCACCACCAAGCTTGTCCGGAAACCCTGGCGTCTCCACAGACTTCGACTCTTTGCGGAGATCGGCCGTTTCTATCACCTAGAGGTTAAAGTCTGCGGCTGCAAGAACCCGGATCTGCCTTTCAGCTCCTGTGATCCCTGGCCAGCCTTAGGTGAATCGCGCCTTCAGCTCGGACTTTTTGATCCCGGAGACCACGTTGACAGGAGCCCCTCCGACCATTAG
- the hrcA gene encoding heat-inducible transcriptional repressor HrcA, producing the protein MIQIPDLPERAHKILWAVVEIYVQTAEPVGSRAVAKRPEIGCSPATVRNIMADLEELGLLYQPYTSAGRVPTEAGFRYYIRFILQFRRLDSEDLETIEETLSKQPIEDITALLKGASRLLSQLSGHTAVVLSPRVGLENLRHVEFVRLKEGTVLVICVGEAGQVQNRLIELNGDVSQEGLDRFAHYLNEKLERLSLLEAREEILKEMEEEKRLFEGLYQGLVSLKAGEELIVEGSTRLLEHPEFKRLEKLRAVLKALEEKTVLIEILDKCFAAKGVQIFIGSESSLGDLKDIGLIVSPYRKSDHPVGSLGILGPMRMDYARVVPLVEHTAKVLSRLLDKVAL; encoded by the coding sequence ATGATTCAGATTCCAGATCTTCCTGAAAGAGCTCATAAAATTCTCTGGGCAGTGGTGGAAATATATGTCCAGACAGCCGAGCCGGTGGGATCCCGGGCGGTAGCCAAAAGGCCAGAGATCGGGTGCTCTCCGGCCACCGTGCGAAACATTATGGCCGATCTGGAAGAGCTGGGGCTTCTCTACCAGCCCTATACCTCGGCTGGCCGGGTTCCTACTGAGGCCGGATTTCGTTACTATATTCGCTTTATTCTCCAGTTTCGACGCCTTGATTCAGAAGATCTGGAGACCATCGAAGAGACTCTGAGCAAGCAACCTATTGAAGATATCACCGCCCTTCTTAAGGGGGCTAGTCGCCTTCTTTCCCAGCTCTCCGGCCACACCGCTGTAGTCTTGTCACCCAGGGTGGGGCTTGAGAACCTGCGTCACGTGGAGTTTGTCCGCCTTAAAGAGGGGACCGTTCTGGTCATCTGCGTGGGTGAGGCCGGACAGGTGCAGAACCGACTCATTGAACTAAATGGAGATGTTTCTCAGGAGGGGCTGGATCGCTTTGCCCATTACCTGAATGAAAAGCTTGAACGCCTTTCCCTCCTTGAGGCCCGGGAAGAGATCCTTAAGGAAATGGAGGAAGAAAAGCGCCTCTTTGAGGGCCTCTATCAGGGGCTGGTCTCCTTAAAGGCCGGTGAAGAGCTCATCGTGGAGGGTAGCACCCGCCTTCTTGAGCACCCCGAGTTTAAACGCTTGGAGAAGCTGAGGGCGGTCCTCAAGGCCCTGGAGGAGAAGACGGTCCTTATTGAGATTCTGGACAAATGTTTTGCTGCTAAAGGGGTTCAGATTTTCATCGGTTCTGAAAGTAGCCTCGGAGACCTTAAAGACATCGGACTTATTGTCTCCCCTTACCGCAAGAGTGACCATCCGGTAGGGTCCCTGGGCATTTTAGGCCCCATGCGTATGGACTATGCCCGGGTGGTCCCCTTGGTAGAACATACGGCCAAGGTTTTAAGCCGCCTTCTGGACAAAGTTGCCCTCTAG
- the grpE gene encoding nucleotide exchange factor GrpE, producing the protein MSEVKKENHQEKEKESLQGQTEAHPEAGEQSLEEQLKAAQLEAKRYYDQMLRLAAELENFKKQVRREKEEYAKYALEGFVRELLPFVDNLERALEHAQRQADVESLIQGIELTLKGFLKTLEKFGLTQFEAVVGETFNPEIHEALMVEETHEHEEGAVVKGLQKGYRLHERVLRPALVVVAKKPKEDQPSQKD; encoded by the coding sequence ATGAGCGAGGTTAAAAAAGAAAACCATCAAGAAAAAGAAAAGGAATCTCTACAGGGGCAGACTGAAGCCCATCCTGAGGCCGGGGAACAGAGCTTAGAGGAACAGCTCAAAGCGGCCCAGCTGGAGGCCAAAAGATACTATGATCAAATGCTCCGCCTGGCCGCTGAGCTGGAAAACTTTAAAAAACAGGTTCGCCGCGAGAAGGAGGAGTATGCCAAGTATGCCCTGGAGGGGTTTGTCAGGGAGCTTTTGCCTTTTGTGGATAATCTTGAGCGGGCCCTGGAGCATGCTCAAAGACAGGCCGATGTGGAAAGTCTTATCCAGGGGATTGAGCTTACCTTAAAGGGATTTCTTAAGACCTTAGAGAAGTTTGGTCTTACCCAGTTTGAGGCCGTGGTGGGTGAGACCTTCAATCCGGAGATCCACGAGGCCTTAATGGTGGAAGAAACCCATGAGCACGAAGAAGGGGCGGTGGTCAAGGGCCTGCAGAAGGGTTATCGTTTGCATGAGAGGGTCTTAAGGCCCGCTCTGGTAGTGGTAGCCAAGAAACCAAAAGAAGATCAACCCTCCCAGAAAGATTAA
- the dnaK gene encoding molecular chaperone DnaK, giving the protein MTEKKDLHKAIGIDLGTTNSCVAMMEGGEPKVIVNQEGQRTTPSVVAFTESGEILVGLLAKRQAITNPENTIFGIKRLMGRKFNDPMVQEWMKRVPYKIVEAPNGDAHVEVRGKRYSPPEISAMILRKMKQTAEDYIGQEVKEAVITVPAYFDDSQRQATKDAGRIAGINVLRIINEPTAACLAYGLDKKKEGRIAVFDLGGGTFDISILEIGEGVFEVKSTSGDTFLGGEDFDMRLVDYIAQEFQKEHGIDLRQDRMALQRLKEAAEKAKIELSTAMETEINLPFITADTSGPKHLVMKITRAKLESLVEDLIAKLEPPCRQALSDAGLTPQDIDEVILVGGMTRMPRVQQKVKEIFGREPAKGVNPDEVVAMGAAIQAGVLKGEVKDVLLLDVTPLSLGIETLGGVFTVIIPRGTTIPTRKSQIFTTAADNQTSVTVHVLQGERPMAADNKSIGRFDLVGIPPAPRGVPQIEVTFDIDADGILHVTAKDLATGKEQSIVIRPSSGLTEEEIERMVKEAEAHAEEDRRKRELIEARNQADTLIYSTEKSLQELGDKVDPALRQEIEEKIKELRQAMEGNDPAAIRQASEALTRSSHRLAEMIYQKTAQAGGGAQAGGPQAGESAAGGQSGGQSGGDEVIDADFEEMK; this is encoded by the coding sequence ATGACTGAGAAGAAAGATCTTCATAAGGCAATAGGTATAGATCTGGGAACCACGAACTCCTGTGTGGCCATGATGGAGGGGGGAGAGCCCAAGGTAATTGTCAACCAGGAGGGCCAGAGGACAACTCCCTCGGTGGTGGCCTTTACTGAGAGCGGTGAGATTCTGGTAGGGCTTTTGGCCAAACGTCAGGCCATTACCAACCCGGAGAATACCATTTTTGGGATCAAACGCCTCATGGGGCGGAAGTTCAACGACCCCATGGTCCAGGAATGGATGAAGAGGGTCCCTTACAAGATCGTTGAGGCCCCTAATGGCGATGCCCACGTGGAGGTCCGCGGTAAGCGCTACAGTCCTCCTGAGATCTCGGCCATGATCCTCCGCAAAATGAAGCAGACCGCCGAAGACTATATCGGCCAGGAGGTTAAAGAGGCCGTTATCACGGTGCCGGCCTATTTTGATGACTCCCAGCGGCAGGCCACCAAAGATGCCGGTCGTATCGCCGGCATTAATGTCCTGCGGATCATCAACGAACCCACAGCGGCCTGTCTGGCTTACGGACTGGACAAAAAGAAAGAGGGACGGATTGCGGTGTTTGATCTCGGAGGCGGTACCTTTGATATCTCCATCCTGGAGATTGGGGAAGGGGTCTTTGAGGTTAAATCAACCTCTGGAGACACCTTCTTGGGTGGAGAAGACTTTGACATGCGTCTGGTGGACTACATCGCCCAGGAGTTCCAAAAGGAGCACGGTATAGACCTCCGACAGGATCGGATGGCCCTTCAGCGTCTGAAGGAGGCTGCTGAAAAGGCCAAGATCGAACTTTCCACGGCGATGGAGACCGAAATTAATCTGCCCTTTATTACTGCCGACACCAGTGGTCCCAAACACCTGGTGATGAAGATTACCCGGGCCAAACTGGAGAGCCTGGTAGAGGATCTTATTGCCAAACTTGAGCCCCCTTGCCGCCAGGCCTTAAGCGATGCTGGTCTTACCCCCCAGGATATCGATGAGGTGATTCTGGTAGGTGGTATGACCCGGATGCCCCGGGTGCAGCAAAAGGTCAAGGAAATCTTTGGTCGCGAGCCAGCCAAGGGGGTCAATCCCGATGAGGTGGTGGCCATGGGGGCGGCTATTCAGGCCGGGGTCCTAAAGGGAGAGGTCAAAGATGTTCTCCTTCTTGACGTGACCCCGCTTTCTCTGGGTATTGAGACTCTGGGTGGAGTCTTTACGGTGATAATCCCTCGGGGCACAACTATTCCCACCCGCAAGAGTCAGATTTTCACCACTGCGGCCGACAACCAGACCTCAGTGACAGTGCACGTTCTTCAAGGAGAGCGGCCTATGGCCGCTGATAATAAGAGTATTGGCCGCTTTGATCTGGTGGGTATCCCTCCGGCTCCTCGGGGGGTGCCTCAGATCGAGGTTACCTTTGACATCGATGCTGATGGTATCCTCCACGTGACAGCCAAGGATCTAGCCACAGGCAAGGAGCAGTCTATTGTCATTAGGCCCTCCTCAGGGCTTACGGAGGAGGAGATCGAGCGAATGGTCAAAGAGGCCGAGGCCCATGCCGAGGAGGATCGTCGCAAGCGCGAACTTATCGAGGCCCGTAACCAGGCCGACACCCTTATCTACTCCACAGAAAAATCTCTTCAGGAGTTGGGCGACAAGGTTGATCCCGCCCTGCGCCAGGAGATCGAAGAGAAAATCAAGGAGCTCCGTCAGGCCATGGAGGGTAATGATCCGGCAGCTATCCGTCAGGCCTCTGAGGCCCTGACCAGAAGCAGTCATCGCTTGGCGGAAATGATCTACCAGAAGACAGCTCAAGCCGGTGGAGGTGCTCAGGCTGGAGGCCCTCAGGCCGGAGAGTCGGCTGCCGGAGGTCAATCTGGTGGCCAGTCTGGAGGTGATGAGGTCATTGACGCTGACTTTGAAGAAATGAAATAA
- a CDS encoding HU family DNA-binding protein codes for MNKSDLVRELAERTGLSRRQVREAVETILEAIAAALERGEGLEIRGFGSLRVRNRRAYRGRNPRTGESISVAPKKVALFRCGREIKEGLKRLDLGPPE; via the coding sequence ATGAACAAATCAGACCTGGTCAGAGAATTGGCTGAGAGGACAGGCCTTTCCCGGAGACAGGTCCGGGAAGCGGTGGAGACTATTCTGGAGGCTATTGCCGCTGCCCTGGAGAGAGGAGAAGGTCTGGAGATAAGGGGTTTTGGTTCCCTGAGAGTCAGGAATCGGCGGGCCTACCGGGGGAGAAATCCTCGAACCGGGGAGAGCATCTCCGTGGCCCCCAAGAAGGTAGCTCTTTTTCGCTGTGGCAGGGAGATTAAAGAGGGGCTCAAGCGTCTGGATCTAGGCCCTCCGGAGTAG